From Lolium perenne isolate Kyuss_39 chromosome 5, Kyuss_2.0, whole genome shotgun sequence, a single genomic window includes:
- the LOC127300718 gene encoding quinolinate synthase, chloroplastic, whose protein sequence is MDTSTFAAVASLVTLAKTPNLNLLLPPNPSPCLPRRRASLAVCCANSHASPPPLSPLPAASDDDEVATPRLRLRRISEEFRALPEADRAHRLLAYAAALPRLTQADRVAANRVMGCVAQVWLLASCDGAGHMLFAADSDSELSRGYCSCLVSALDGARPEEVLDVDTADLAPLGVAAGARSRANTWHNVLVGMKKLARAAIAAREGRPRGDPFPSLVIARDGAVRAQGSYAKAQAMFLSPDESKIAELVNTLMERKIGIVAHFYMDPEVQGVLTAAKSQWPHIHISDSLVMADRAVQMAEAGCKYIAVLGVDFMSENVRAILDQAGFNKVGVYRMSSEQIGCSLADAASSSAYTHFLKAASRSSPSLHVIYINTSLETKAHSHELVPTITCTSSNVVATILQAFSQIPDLNVWYGPDSYMGANIADLFKRMAIMSEEEIAEIHPDHNRKTISSLLPRLHYYQNGNCIVHDMFGHEVVEKIKEQYCDAFLTAHFEVPGEMFSLSMEAKTRGMGVVGSTQNILDFIKNKLKQALDRNVDDHLQFVLGTESGMITSIVAAVRKLFDSYESSEYGANIEVEIVFPVSRDSVSKTSVDDSHDFGSSVTNDFEQITIVPGVVSGEGCSIHGGCASCPYMKMNSLGSLLNVCQQLPDEDNILSVYQATRLNAKTSHGKLVAEVGCEPILHMRHFQATKRLPDKLVYQAIHGNGGKSS, encoded by the exons atgGACACCTCCACGTTCGCCGCCGTCGCTTCCTTGGTCACGCTCGCCAAGACGCCCAACCTCAACCTGCTCCTTCCACCCAATCCCTCGCCCTGCCTCCCTCGCCGCCGTGCCTCCCTCGCCGTCTGCTGCGCCAATTCCCACGCTTCACCACCTCCACTCTCGCCCCTCCCCGCCGCTTCCGATGACGACGAGGTCGCTACTCCGCGCCTCCGCTTACGCCGAATCTCCGAAGAATTCCGCGCGCTCCCGGAAGCCGACCGCGCGCACCGCCTGCTCGCGTACGCGGCCGCGCTCCCGCGGCTGACCCAGGCGGACCGCGTCGCCGCCAACCGCGTCATGGGGTGCGTGGCGCAGGTCTGGCTCCTGGCCAGCTGCGACGGAGCGGGGCATATGCTCTTCGCGGCCGACTCCGACTCGGAGCTCTCGCGGGGTTACTGCTCCTGCCTCGTCTCCGCGCTCGACGGCGCGCGCCCCGAGGAGGTGCTCGACGTGGACACCGCCGACCTCGCGCCGCTCGGTGTGGCCGCGGGGGCCAGGTCGCGGGCCAACACGTGGCACAACGTTCTCGTCGGCATGAAGAAGCTAGCGCGGGCAGCCATCGCGGCGCGCGAGGGCAGACCCCGTGGGGACCCGTTCCCCTCTCTCGTCATTGCCCGCGACGGCGCCGTCCGTGCGCAGGGAAGCTACGCCAAAGCCCAG GCAATGTTTCTATCGCCTGACGAATCCAAAATTGCCGAGCTTGTGAACACCCTTATGGAGAGAAAAATTGGGATTGTGGcccatttctatatggatcctgaGGTGCAAGGCGTACTAACTGCTGCAAAGAGTCAATGGCCCCACATTCACATATCTGACTCGTTGGTAATGGCAGATCGTGCTGTTCAGATGGCTGAAGCAGGATGCAAATATATCGCTGTCCTAGGTGTTGACTTTATGTCAGAAAATGTTCGTGCAATACTTGATCAGGCAGGCTTTAATAAG GTTGGTGTTTATAGAATGTCAAGTGAGCAAATTGGCTGTTCCTTGGCAGATGCTGCTTCGAGTTCTGCTTATACACATTTTCTCAAGGCAGCATCAAGATCTTCTCCTTCTTTACATGTTATTTATATCAATACGTCCCTAGAAACAAAAGCTCATTctcatgaacttgttcctacaatAACTTGTACTTCTTCCAATGTTGTTGCAACTATATTACAG GCATTTTCCCAAATACCAGATCTTAATGTCTGGTACGGTCCTGATTCCTATATGGGTGCCAACATAGCAGACCTATTTAAGAGAATGGCTATTATGTCAGAGGAAGAGATTGCTGAGATACATCCAGATCACAACAGAAAAACTATAAGTTCATTGCTACCACGTCTACATTACTATCAG AATGGTAACTGTATTGTCCATGATATGTTCGGCCATGAAGTTGTGGAGAAAATAAAGGAGCAATATTGTGATGCATTTCTAACAGCACACTTTGAGGTCCCAGGAGAAATGTTCTCTTTGTCCATGGAAGCAAAGACCAGGGGAATGGGAGTTGTTGGATCCACTCAGAATATCTtagatttcattaaaaataaattGAAACAGGCTCTGGACCGGAATGTTGATGATCATCTTCAGTTTGTGTTAGGAACAGAATCAGGAATGATCACTTCGATtgttgctgctgtccgcaaattaTTTGATTCCTATGAATCTTCTGAATATGGTGCTAACATTGAAGTAGAAATTGTGTTCCCTGTTTCACGAGATTCAGTTTCTAAGACATCTGTTGACGATTCTCATGATTTTGGCTCTTCAGTAACTAATGATTTTGAACAAATTACTATTGTCCCTGGTGTGGTTTCTGGTGAAGGTTGCTCTATCCACGGGGGCTGTGCGTCATGCCCTTACATGAAG ATGAATTCTCTAGGGTCGCTACTTAATGTCTGCCAGCAACTTCCCGATGAAGACAACATACTATCTGTCTATCAGGCTACTCGATTAAATGCTAAGACTTCTCATGGGAAATTGGTTGCGGAGGTTGGGTGTGAGCCAATTTTGCACATGAGGCATTTCCAG GCGACAAAGAGATTACCAGACAAGCTTGTTTATCAGGCTATCCATGGTAACGGGGGGAAATCTTCATGA